Proteins encoded within one genomic window of Argiope bruennichi chromosome 7, qqArgBrue1.1, whole genome shotgun sequence:
- the LOC129975861 gene encoding flavin-containing monooxygenase 5-like, with protein sequence MASPKKRIAILGAGFSGMCSIWTLLEEGGFEPVCFEKTDQPGGTWCYRKEAIDGVGSIMPTTIINHSKEMGAVSNWIPPKESSNFLRHGELYHYALNIAKSRGALKYIQYNIEVTNVKRTDDYEGSGRWRVTTQNTVTGQISSDTYDGVLVCVGHINRPKMPSYPGQDLYKNQIIHTHSLKEVESYRNKIVVVVGMGCSGLDAAVEISNVAKQVYLSTRSGAHVFQRAGPHGYPFDYILLRRWLYILYSILPPHIMSWFLESIFMEPQFSSNMYAVKPLNHVFSKDPVINDALASKLLSGLIKQVPDILEFTEDGIIFEGDTEVTKADAVIMATGYTWKFPFLEDGILVHKQGRFNLYKCMYPAHLNHGTLAFIGFVLPFGPGFPIGELQIRWATQILAGNCKLPSKEVMLNDMLKKYRYNLSRYVPNEKRSIQVDFIQYCDDIASQMGVKPNFVKMLLTDPKLFLKLFFGPSLPYQYRLQGPHSWNGARKAIMTCEERVLYPLTKKTSEEISENIFLVIFKKILRPLFY encoded by the exons ATGGCTTCTCCTAAGAAAAGAATCGCCATCCTCGGAGCTGGATTTTCTGGCATGTGTTCGATATGGACTTTGTTGGAAGAGGGTGGTTTCGAGCCGGTTTGCTTTGAAAAAACTGACCAGCCAGGAGGTACATGGTGCTACAGAAAAGAAGCCATTGACGGCGTCGGTTCCATCATGCCCACGACCATCATCAACCACAGCAAGGAAATGGGTGCCGTGAGCAATTGGATTCCACCCAAAGAGAGCAGTAATTTCCTGCGGCACGGAGAACTCTACCATTACGCCCTGAATATCGCAAAGTCCAGAGGAGCTCTGAAATACATCCAATACAACATAGAAGTCACGAACGTCAAAAGAACTGATGATTATGAGGGGAGTGGGAGATGGAGAGTTACAACACAGAACACAGTTACTGGACAAATATCTTCTGATACTTATGATGGGGTTTTGGTTTGCGTCGGACACATCAATCGACCTAAAATGCCATCTTATCCTGGCCAAGATCTGTACAAGAATCAAATTATTCACACACATAGTTTGAAAGAGGTCGaatcatatagaaataaaattgtggTTGTAGTTGGCATGGGCTGCTCTGGACTAGATGCAGCTGTAGAAATTAGCAATGTTGCAAAGCAA gTATATCTCAGTACTCGCTCTGGAGCACATGTTTTTCAACGTGCTGGACCACATGGATATCCATTCGATTATATTCTGCTCAGACGTTGgttgtatattttatatagcaTACTTCCACCTCACATCATGAGTTGGTTTTTGGAATCTATATTCATGGAACCTCAGTTTAGCTCAAATATGTATGCTGTCAAGCCACTTAACCATGTCTTTTCCAAGGATCCGGTCATTAATGATGCTTTAGCGTCGAAGTTGCTCTCTGGGCTTATAAAACAGGTGCCTGATATACTGGAATTCACAGAAGATGGTATCATTTTTGAAGGCGACACAGAAGTCACTAAAGCAGATGCTGTGATCATGGCGACAGGATATACATGGAAGTTTCCTTTTCTAGAAGATGGCATTTTGGTTCACAAACAAGGCAGATTTAATCTTTATAAGTGTATGTACCCGGCGCATTTGAATCATGGAACGCTAGCATTCATTGGTTTTGTTCTACCCTTTGGACCAGGTTTTCCTATTGGCGAACTTCAGATTCGGTGGGCAACTCAGATCTTAGCTGGCAACTGCAAACTTCCATCTAAAGAAGTGATGCTTAATGATATGCTGAAAAAATACAGGTATAATCTGTCGAGATATGTACCGAATGAGAAACGGTCAATACAAGTAGATTTCATACAATACTGTGATGATATAGCTTCTCAGATGGGAGTGAAACCTAATTTCGTGAAGATGCTTCTAACagatccaaaattatttttgaagttatttttcgGACCTTCTCTGCCCTATCAGTACAGGCTTCAAGGGCCTCATTCTTGGAACGGAGCCAGAAAAGCCATCATGACTTGTGAAGAAAGAGTATTGTATCCATTAACGAAGAAAACTTCAGAGGAGATTTCGGAGAACATTTTTCTGGTGATTTTCAAGAAGATACTGAGACCTTTATTCTATTGa